The following proteins are encoded in a genomic region of Paenibacillus sp. FSL H3-0469:
- the hfq gene encoding RNA chaperone Hfq — translation MESLKLQERLLNQCISTKMPVTIFTTNGVKMQGLVTSYDAYTITLQGQGDGRQNVLFKSAVSTVVPLKPVSLK, via the coding sequence GTGGAAAGTCTAAAATTGCAGGAACGTTTGTTGAACCAGTGCATCTCAACAAAGATGCCTGTGACGATCTTTACAACTAACGGAGTCAAAATGCAGGGACTGGTAACCTCTTATGACGCTTATACGATCACCTTGCAGGGTCAGGGTGACGGAAGACAGAACGTACTCTTCAAATCGGCAGTCTCCACCGTGGTGCCGCTGAAGCCCGTCTCACTCAAATAA
- a CDS encoding phosphatase PAP2 family protein: MLYYHYWSRGFRRFIWFLLAFILIALLVKLGGAQGFDHAVIRFVQSMESPPLTALAKGLSLVGSSKLAIGISVLTMLILFFALKHRLELALFLWVGLGSQLLNTLLKLWFHRERPTIHRLIEQAGYSFPSGHSMAAFSLYGVIAYLLWRHMHSRSERFLLILFTVLMTGGIGWSRIYLGVHYPSDVIGGYAASGAWLMLSAACFEAYRNYKANPHHTKNARKK; this comes from the coding sequence ATGCTATATTATCATTACTGGTCCCGTGGATTCCGGCGGTTTATATGGTTTTTACTGGCTTTTATCCTGATCGCATTACTGGTTAAGCTGGGCGGAGCCCAGGGCTTCGACCATGCGGTGATCCGGTTCGTGCAATCGATGGAATCTCCGCCGCTTACCGCACTGGCCAAAGGCTTATCATTAGTCGGCTCCTCGAAGCTGGCAATAGGGATCTCCGTGCTGACCATGCTCATTTTGTTCTTCGCGCTAAAGCACCGGCTGGAGCTTGCCCTGTTTCTGTGGGTGGGCCTCGGCTCCCAATTGCTGAACACGCTCCTCAAGCTGTGGTTCCACCGGGAGCGTCCCACCATTCACAGGCTGATTGAGCAGGCAGGCTACAGCTTCCCCAGCGGACATTCAATGGCGGCTTTCTCGTTATACGGGGTCATTGCCTACCTGCTCTGGCGGCATATGCACAGCCGTAGCGAGCGGTTCTTGCTGATTCTGTTCACTGTGCTGATGACCGGAGGAATCGGCTGGAGCCGGATTTATCTGGGGGTGCATTATCCGAGTGATGTGATCGGCGGCTATGCCGCGAGCGGAGCCTGGCTGATGCTGTCGGCGGCCTGCTTCGAAGCTTACCGGAATTACAAAGCGAATCCGCATCACACAAAGAATGCCCGGAAGAAGTAA
- a CDS encoding lactonase family protein: MNEKTKLLLFTGSYATAEESGIQVFAFDGEAGGTLERLDTAGGLTNPTFVNVDPSGRKLYAIGEKPNGTGGKEGEVITFAIDPETGKLTELQRIQTMPSEGKGQSTTCNINRDAKNQHLVVCSYHGGSVGLLTLDKGGLPVALTDIAQHTGHGGTPGQDRPHPHSAIFSPDGRYLFVSDLGLDLIRSYRIDAEAGTLEAIGDTALHAGAGPRHFVFHPDGKSAYVINELDSTVTSFLYDAAAGTLKTAATVSTLPEGYEAGQNSCAEITFSKDGKYLYGSNRGHDSIVQYAVNPQTAGLTLVEHVSTRGGHPRHFTVTPDGAYLIVANRDGNNLVVFSLDEGSGRLSFTGNTAELSKPVCVMPAVFPV; this comes from the coding sequence ATGAACGAAAAGACGAAGCTGCTGTTATTTACCGGTTCCTACGCCACCGCAGAAGAGAGCGGAATCCAGGTGTTTGCCTTTGACGGTGAAGCCGGAGGCACGCTGGAGCGGCTGGATACCGCAGGAGGCCTGACGAATCCTACGTTCGTCAATGTGGACCCTTCCGGTCGCAAGCTGTATGCCATAGGGGAGAAGCCGAACGGTACGGGCGGTAAGGAAGGGGAGGTTATAACCTTCGCTATCGATCCTGAGACAGGCAAGCTGACCGAATTGCAGCGGATTCAGACTATGCCTTCCGAAGGCAAAGGCCAGAGCACGACCTGTAACATTAACCGGGACGCCAAAAATCAACATCTGGTCGTGTGCAGCTATCACGGGGGATCGGTCGGACTCCTCACGCTGGACAAGGGCGGATTGCCTGTGGCATTGACGGATATCGCTCAGCACACAGGACATGGTGGGACTCCGGGCCAGGACCGTCCCCATCCGCATTCTGCCATCTTCAGCCCTGATGGACGTTACCTGTTTGTCTCGGATCTGGGACTGGATCTGATCCGCAGCTACCGGATAGATGCAGAGGCGGGAACGCTGGAAGCGATTGGAGACACTGCGCTGCATGCCGGTGCAGGACCGCGGCATTTCGTGTTCCATCCAGACGGGAAGTCCGCTTATGTCATTAATGAGCTGGACAGCACGGTGACATCATTCCTATATGATGCTGCGGCAGGAACCCTGAAGACGGCTGCTACTGTATCCACACTGCCTGAAGGCTATGAAGCCGGCCAGAACAGCTGTGCAGAGATCACCTTCTCCAAGGATGGCAAATATCTGTACGGCTCGAACCGCGGACATGACAGCATCGTACAGTATGCTGTGAATCCGCAGACGGCAGGGCTGACCCTAGTAGAGCATGTATCCACCAGAGGCGGACATCCCCGTCACTTCACAGTTACACCGGACGGTGCGTATCTGATTGTTGCCAACCGGGACGGCAATAATCTGGTTGTCTTCTCCCTGGACGAAGGCAGCGGCCGCCTGAGCTTCACCGGCAACACAGCTGAGCTGTCGAAGCCGGTGTGCGTGATGCCGGCGGTTTTCCCCGTGTAG